The DNA window aggagaatgggctgaggctgaacccgggtaagacggaagtgctgagggtgggggTCCCTGTGGTAGGtagcttgggtgactctctcacatttgggggggggtcaccttggctgcgaagagtggggttcatagcttgggcatacatttggacccaacgctcatcatggaatcccaggtggcgtcagtagtccacaccgcctttttccatctttggcggattgcctggctgcgaccctaccttgacctTGGTGCAtgagctcgtaatctcaagattagaccactgtaacgcgctctacgtggggctgcctttgaggctgatgcggaaacttcaggtggtgcagaatgctgcggccagactccttaccggagtgagaaaacaccatcacatttctccaatgctgaccgcattgcattggctgcccatctgtttccgcatcaacttcaaagttttaatgcttacttataaggccctaaacgggttgggacctcgatacttggcggaacgcctactcccaccaaggtctacccggatcacccgcgcaagtcaggaggtgaggctgaggaggctgatgccaagagaggcccagaaggagaagatatgaaactgggccttctcggcggtggctcctcgtctgtggaacaatctccctccggagattcgtgcagcccctacactgggcatctttaaaacccaattaaaaacatggttgttcattcaggccttccctccagccaatccttgattttcttcttattttcctattttttagtttattgtaGTTGTTCTATATTATCaatgtatttgttgtgttttattgtttaattttatattggaagccgcctagagtggtccattggtccacataagcggggtataaatcaaataaacaaataaacaaacaaacaaacaaacaaataaataaatagttttaccaTTTAGAAATACATAAATCAATCCATCTCCCTGGTTTTTTTTCCATAGAGTACCACATTCAGTGCATCTGTATGACAGTATCAGCCTGCCTGTGATTTCAGGGGCAGATTCTCCTTAAAGTACTCTCTGTGCACTAAAGCTTTATATACAAGGGTTTTTAAAACGTGCATTCCTCTCAGGGAATAAAGAAAGTGTTGCAGTTTTTACTCCTTCCTTCATCTTTCCACACACAAGGGTGACAATCTTAAGGGTGGTAGGATGTTCTATCTCTGGAGGTTCTCCACTTAAGCCAAAACCCCACTTTTGTTTCCATGTTCTGTTTACTAAGGGGAGTTTTTGTGGATACAGCACCCTCTTCCCTAATAACTGCTGTATTTCACATTCAAAGTGACAACAGAGGGGGAAGGGCTGGTGCGCTCCCATTATCACATGGGGAGAATACATACTTCAAGAACACCTGAATAGGATTTACTGCCAACAAGGGAGAGACACTTTCCACTTGTGCCACCCCAAAGGAGGAATATCCTTCCAAAGAGGAGCAACTGGCACTAACACTCCAGTTGTTTCAGAACCAGATTAAATCCTTTTTGTTGTCAAGTCTTTTTacttaatgtattcttgaaggttttcacggctgggatctgatggttgttgcaggttttctgggctctttggccatgttcttaaggtttttcttcctaactttttaccaagctcatggagggaagatttcaacacaTACCTATCTTGGATTGTCTCtgtccatgtaatgatggccaagtggaaactgtagaTCATatcttactgtactgtcttttctatagaaATCTATGTACCAATctcctgagcccaatcattctcagatacccaaggagacctgatgaattttacatcgagctacttctttctgatcaagactcTCTTATTACATGCTCTGTAGCAAAATtgtgtgcagcagcaatggcacagcgctcccttataATCTCCTGAGTTCACAAGTTaactggttttagcatgagggtggtaTATTGTCGAGCGTAGAGAAATACTGTGGTCCCTACTGGAGGGAAGAAATACTTACAGATCTTTACAAATAcgtaggaaggactccctataacccaaagaccctgtccaaaccagtttgccctacacgatccaatggttcaaaggatagctataaaaatgctgtatttgattctccccatattttacaaccagtacacaattaattatttgcTGTACACtttaattacattttgtatatttaaccATATattttatgaactggctgtacactttttaaattgcattttgtatattttaaccacagaATATGTTTATGAACTGATTGTACATTTTTTAACtgaattttgtatattttagccataatatgttttatgagctggttacccaaccgtaataaataaattcattcattcttcctaacgtttcaccagtctctgtagccagcatcttcagaggacaggaatcagaactctgtctgtgctcatTTTGCTTAGCTTTTCTAGTCTCTTTGCTCCTTTCTTTTGAGGACATATTTTGgagtttatatttttttaaactactatatatttttatactaccTTGCTATCCTCAAGGATAAATAAATCACAtccttgtttttgttctgttttgttttgctttccagcaGAGAACCAGTCCTTTTCTGTGGATGTAGGGCagacagaagtacagtggtgccccgcatggcgATGGCCCCGCTAAACAACAAATCTGctggacgatgacttttttgcgatcactaaagCAATCGGaagacgatgtttcctatgggggattttcgtttgacgatgattaGGActgtgcttcgcgaactgtttgttcgcaagatgacgatttttccgcctctgcaaaatggctgccctgtgttttccagacccatgctttgcagggcagccattttaacatcTGATTggtgctcggaaaatggcttccctatgggcgatcttcgctggacaatgaggtaatttccccaatGGAACGCAtgaaatgggtttcaatgcattccaaaggggagactgtttttgctggacaatgttttcgcttaacagcgatttcaggggaacgaattatcgtcgtggtgcggggcaccactgtactcttgagTGAGTGGAACAGTTGAATCTTGCAATATTGAGCTAAAAATTCAGGAGTAGGATTGTataatcctttttaaaagagtCTACAGTCCTACTCTTCCTTTTCATCATCTCTTCTATTTAGTTTCTCTTTGTTtcttgctggacaatgtttgtttCTTGCTTTTCCAGCCTCAGTTTCTGCAacattttatgattattttttaaagtgtgcaCTAAAATTCATAcacttttctttgtacatttttgtgACACAGGCACTTTTGTACAGTTTGGCATAATATAAACTTTTTCTGCTACCAGGTTTTGAGTAAtacatttcatttctgttctgaTTTCAGTCATATGCATATTCATTTGCACAAATACCTACCTGTTACTGCAAAAATTTGATGCACATCTTTTGTTCCAGGTATGGCAAAGCAAAATCTGAAGTTGTGCAGGATTTCATAGAGACAAAATATCAGTACACTGCAGTGAGAAGTATTAGAATCTGTTTCTTTACCTTAATGAGCTGGTTGTTTTTCACATAATGCAAGGTATTGGACCTGTTGCCACCTGCAACCACTGGGGGATAAGCCAAGATGTCAGCACCACGGGCCCGGCACTCAAATTCAAACtggaataattaagttggaaatAAGGAAAAGGACAGGTCACTCATCTGTAACTGTGAtttgagtggtcatctatgaattcacacaactgGTACTTCCCAACAACAATAAACCACAACAGCTTTGTGAACGATGATGCTTTCTCATAACCCAACAAAGCACATACCTTTGCATAAAGGAATGCTTCCTCCACTGGAGCTTTGCTTGCAAACATTGTTTCTATGAATGCCTGTTAAACACCAATACAAGCCTGTAGTGAGTAAGTACTATGGAATGGAACAAGAACTTTATTTTGTACTTATTATATTAGATAAAAATATTACATGTAGCAGCACAATGCAGTGATTTATTTACCCTCTTGCAATATTTTGCAGTGAAAAACACTGGATCAACTCCCAGCagattaatgtgttttttttcaaggaCTGGTATATGTCTTAATTTTTTAATGGCTAATAATAATTTTTGAAGTAAACAGAAGTATAAGTCACAACACTGCCAATGTACTTTTAATGTTGAAACAATGAAGTGTATAATAAACTAATAtataaataggtaaaggttccccttgacatttagttcagtcgcatctgactctagggtgcggtgcttgtccccgtctccaagccgtagagccagcgtttgtccatatacagtttccgtagtcacgtggccagggtgactagacacggaacaccgttaccttcccaccatggtggtgcctatttatctacttggatttacatgctttcaaaccgctaggttggcaggagattaTATAAACAGAATTATCAAATTAAAACATTAGTATCTCAATTATCACTAGATTTGAAACAGTTTTTCTCAGATTCTTGAGGCTgctaaaggaggaagagaaatctaGTAAGTTTATGTAAAAATTTCTGTCAAACATTAGCATGATTCTTCTGAGGAAGGGCTCTGTTTAAACGAgttaaaacagcaacaagaaatTTAGAATGCAGTTCAGAGTACATAGACCAGAATTCTATGGTGTTTGTGTAAGATCTGTGTCAATTGCTGCAGCTAATTTATGAGCCAAGATACATCTGAGTTCCACAGTTGGGCATATGACTATGCAAAGAGCTAAGAAGCACCCTAACATATCATCAGTTAGCCACAGGAAATCATGCAGTGTTCTGAATACGAAATTGTGAGTCTGAAAAACTTGGCACATTGTGGTCTTTGTTCCCTCTTTATTCCTCTTACATCTTCAAATGAAATTACCTATTGGTATTTATTAAGGTTCATAACATGTAGGAGCTACTAACTTTGAAAAGTTTTAAAGCATAAAAGGACTGTATTTAAACAGGttgttttcaaaagcaaattTTTTATCTTGACATCAGTGGTGATTTACATAATAGAGTCATAATGGATCCTTACAGATTTACAAAAGTCTCATCTGCTACTAACCAACATCATTAACAGTCATGTCAAATCCTTAGGCCTTAAACCAACCATAGGAAGTCAGCAGATCTATGTTCTAAGAGAAATTTGCCTCCAGTTGTAAAACTAAGCAATAATGAGAAGTTTCTAAGACATTTAATTCTCCCTCTTGCCAACTAGTTATTTTATTGCAATAATTCATGCACAATTTAATTGCATTGTGTTAGCTATTAAGGATTACAATCAGACTTTTGTAATGTTTGTCTATGGATGATTTATCACAAAACTGGGAGATACAACGTTTTGCTAGGACCACTAACTTCTGGAAAATCCCTAAAAGGATACCACTAGAAATGTGACATGTACTTTACTTCCTGTTTAGCAAGAACTTCAGCACTACGCCAGTTTTAATTTTAAGATATCACTGAGCATAACTGTATTGTCTCATACCTGTGATGTCACCTTGCCAGCAATCTTCATCCTCTCAATCTCTGCAGGAGATTTGACCAAGCGTAAGTTTTGTACTAGTTGACGGATAGCTTGGATACGATTCTTGCTTCTAGCTTTGACCTCAGCCAGGTGTAACAGGTAATCAGAATGGAGCTGTGGATGCACAGGTTTAGCAAAATCATACCAAACCATACTAGATTCATCTGTGAAACAGAAtgcaaatatattattttaagtAATCAAATATATTTGGTGAATTCAGAACTTGCAAACTCCTCTTGAACCACAAATATCTGGTAGTTGGAAGAAATCTTGAAGAATTATATCTTCACTAAACTTCTAATGCGATTATAAATTTATGGGacattgattgatttttatctttaaaatcatttttattatttttacatacATTTTCATGCAAATAGGTAaagcatagaaagaaagaaaagaaacataaaaaaagaacataaaaaATTTCACTCAAATGTGACAAAGAATAGGagatcaaaacaaaaatgaacagtCCAGCATATGGGCTTCAACTCTGAtataactttgttgttgtttagtcattaagtcatgtccgacaattcatgaccccatgggccagagcatgccaggccctcctgtcttccactgcctcccggagttgggtcaaatttaatttaatttaatactctataaaaatatttttattttcatttgggcTTTTCTTCCCAGTGTTCTTAATTCCATCATATTATGCACAAACATTTTACACTGGACTTTATCTTTCCAATGGTATATGAATAAAGATCATTttgttaccatgtttccccgaaaataagacagggtcttatattaatttttgctccaaaaaacattagggcttattttcaggggattttttttttcatgtataacaatctatatttattcaaatgtagattgttgtacaacATGATGTAGATTGtacaatgtagattgttgttcatgtctccttctggttgctgcacaatggtggagggtggggtttcatttaacaggcttatttttggggtagggcttatattacgagcatcctgaaaaatcatactgtacTTAGGTAGGTAACTTTGTAACAGGGGAAATATTTATCtgagtatttaaaaagaattctttATCTATGAAATTGTCCCATAACTTTTCTCCTGCTGCCAACGGGTCCGACAAGGTTCTTTTTGCATTAACCAAAAACGGGTTCGTTTCTTCTGGATCCCAGGGACCTGGCCAGCCACGGAGAGGATCTTCCTTTAGTATCTCGACGTCCTCTCCTTCCAGGAAAGGAACAGTCTCGTCCTCACTGGCTCCTTCCCACTCGGCATCTTGGGTTCCGGGGAACAGAGTTCAGGGTCTCGTTGCGCCTCCCTCCTCCGTACCTCCTCTACTCTCCATCTCCATCTCTCTTGCTTTTCCTGTtctaccttctctttctcctctctcagttgGCTCCTCCACTCACAAGCCTCTGCCTCACCCCAGTAGGACGGACGCAGGGGAATCTCCTGTCTCCACCAGTAGTCCGCTTCCTCCCTGGGCACCTGGAGTCTTTCCCACTCTCCAGTCCAGGGATCTTGtgcccagatccattcccaacctagGGGTAAtcccctctcttctctttttatctCCACCGTCCCCACCTcaatctccaccctctttttcctaccTGTTCCCACCAAATGTTCTTCCGTTTGAACGGCTAGCATTAACCTGCACATTTTGACTTCTAAATCCCGGGTATCGGTACCCCTTTGTTCTTTTGTAACTCGGGATGGAGTGGGCAAGGTCTGTACCTCCCTTTCTGTAGCTGGTGGAAGGGACTTAGAACCCTGGGCTTGATGACTCCATATCTCCCTGCCATTCCTCTCTCACCTTGCATCATTGCTTTGGAGCTGGGGGATATAAAGGCAGGGGCACTGCAAAGGGAGTTGCCACTTTGTTGTGGTGTAGAACCAAGGGAAAGGACCCTGTAATTGCCGTTGGATCAACCTTTGCCAGTCCTGTCTGTAACTTGTAGTAGAGTTGCAGATTATTTTGTGCcttgggagaagagggagggagagagatgaaataaaccaggaagatgtCATTAAAATACTTCTGgccagagggagatatggtgggGGGCAGCAGCAAGGTACTATGAAAGAGGGGTACACAACTGAATCTTGGCTGTCCACCATTTCAAACACAGTGGATAGCCTTGGCAGCAGGCTCCCAGGTTAGAACTGCTGCTACTGCTAAACACTAgattggtgtaaagaaaatcattcAGGATGTGATCTTGGATGAAGGTGCTGATGTTGCTTGTTCTATAGAGAGCTAGTTAGATGAAGCTGGCAGGCTTAATTTCTCCCAGCTCTACCCACCAGTTCTCTGTGCAGCATTAGTCAAGGCAAGAAAGGTACAGAGGTGGAGCTGCAATGGTGGATCATGACTCTACCCTGCTTATCAGGTGTCCTGTCCTACAGTCTGCCAAGTTTGAGTGTATAAACCAAAAGGGGGATATTCAGTACAGATAAAGAGCTTTTGTTAGTATACTATCCACCATACTGCTCAGCTGTCTTCCTTCCTGAAGTAGATAAGTATCAGTAGTGGTGCTGGAGTCTCCTGGGCTGCTGGTGCTGGAAGACTTCAACACTTTTATGCTGAGACCACCTTGTCAGAAGTGACTCAGGTCGTTATGACCTCCCGTAATAACAATGGATCTGTTCCAAATAGTATCTGGCCCTGCCCACACTGCAGAGCAAATTCTGGACTTGGTTTCTGTGCGGGGCAGGATGCTGGTGATCTGGAGGTGGAAGAGCTCTGTGCAGCTCCATTGTCAAGCATAGGTCACAACCTGGTAGGGTTTAGACTCACTCCAAGTTGTCAAAGTTTGAAAAATTGAGTTTAAAATGAGTCAAAATGATGATGGGAACTGCTAAattgttgctttaaaaatgaaagttctGTCAAAAGGTGGCTTTGAGCCACTTGTTTCCAAAAACAATCTGCTGCTTCCCAGTGGAGCTTGGGAACATGGTTACTGATAAGATAAAGCTGCTTGAAGTATTTCATTCATGTGTCTGGGAGTGTTTTGCATGAAAGTAAACAAGATGAAGTAATGGTGTAAAGGGTAAGTGTACTGAAGAAgttagaagagagagaaaatgagtgtcattttaaaatgcaacttgGAATGATGTAATAAGATAAGTAGAGTTGTTCAAATGTCAAAAACATGAAAGAGTGGAATTTGTCAGTTAAATAGTACACTTTACTGACAATCATACAATTTTAATAATGGACTAGAACCCTAGAGGTTTGTGTAGAAACCACTTCCAATTCACTAAGCAACAGAGTCTGGAGCGCAGTGAAAAAGAGCAGGTAGATACTTTTCAGTGTAAGACTGTAAACCACGAACGTTTCCAAATTAGTGGCTATCACACTGCATATTGGGTTTGTGACACCATCAATCCCACAACTCCGTTAGTGGGAACTACTTCTTCCCTGGAGGTAGAAGAATTAGTTGGAGAAGAAACAAGGAAGGCACAGAAGCAGTCTCATCTATTGAAGTAGAGTATATGTCAGCTGCTCAAGCATATCAAGAAAGATATGAACCAAAGCCTATGTTCTCTCAAGAGACATAATTGAAGACATTCACTAAGACACTTCCTAGAGACCACTTCCAAGTCTTACATAAGAAGATGAACCTTGTGGACTTGATGGACCCTGGGAACTTACACAAGTGTTAATGGAAATTTAAGAAACTAGTATTTGAGATAAGTGCAGGGGTGCACAAGAGCAGTTAGGACTGAGCATCTTTCACTCACTAAGAGCAGAGTGCTGCTTTTAGATCCCTTTCTCATTAGACCACTTTCCCCTAGTTCAAGAAAATAGCtgagttatttcttcttctgcagtGGAAGGCTGGCTTTGATTGTGCCTCTATGTTGACTTCTAGCACATTTGTATGCATAGAAGCTGGGCTTCTGTACTGAAGTCtagattttttcctattttattctgaattattttcttgaaacaagAAATGTAAGTTTTTCTTTTTACCTTACCATGAGGATTTTATGTATTTCTGGTTCATAACCATAAATTTTCCTTCGCAGCCTCGCTGCACTCTGTTAACATAATTACCACAAAATGACCCTATATAAAACTAATTATTTTAGTTTTCTACTACCTGATTGAAGATCACTCACCCAAAGGCTATCACACAACCACAAGAGGAACATGAAATATTGACAAGATTATATAGCTTTCCTGAAATATTTTTTCTGCTGGGGGATAGCATTGGTTTATTTGCAAGCAAGATGTTAGAGGTAAAGGTTTTCACCTTTCCTTCCCTGCATACTTAATGTGTGAGTAAAGAGCTCAATAGCTTAAGAGGCCCTCCCAAATCATATATAATTCCAATATGGTATCCTTTGTCTGCTTTCTCTTACCTTTCAATTTAGCCACCAGGTGTCTGAATTCTTCTATGGTATATGCTTCATCTACACCTGTGAGAGCCAGTGCTCCATCAGTACCAGACCGTGGCCCATCCCACAGCTCTCTGCTTGGATCTCTCCGTGGGACAAATAGTAGAGCTTTGTGAGATGGTAAGGATTTGCCAGGCATGCTCTGCAGCACTAAGATGCTGTCAGGCTCCTGGAACCCACACAGATATAGAAAATTAGTGTCCTGATGGAAGGTATATGGAATATCATTACTCATGTAGTAGGTGGGATTGGAGAGCACAATCACTGTGTGGTCCATGCCTGGCACTTCTTTATGTAACTGAGCCATTAACTTGTGTCTTCGGAGAGCATATTCCACTTGTGATAACCCTGGTGTTACTTCACCTATGAACAGAAATCAAAAGAAATTTTTTGTTGCTAAACCTGGTCTTTAGCATTCAATATCTTTCTACATCTTCCATATCTAGCATGTTACTGAACCTTTCCACTGGTTCTCTATTTCACCTCATATCTCTTTCCCTGcttttcattgttcttttccTCACTACATTATCTCCGCATCTCCAGCATACTGCTTAGTCATATAAGGGGGAATCTCCATTTTAAGTTAACTAAATTACCTATTATCCAGATTAGTGGGAAACGTGAAACTCTCAAGGTAATTCAGAACTAAAACTGACATAAGACTAGTAATTTTTAGATTGTAAGAAAAGGTGAttatgggggagggagaagaattAGAAAGGCAAACTTATACAGAAAGTAATTATGGTCATACCCTTGTAGGGTGATGTTATGAGGAATATTTGATTATCTGATGAAGATTTCAGCAAGAAGCACTAAATCAAACACCAAATAATAAGAGGGACTGTTCTTAATATTAATCTATGTACCTAATAGCTCCAAGGAACCATTCATTTTCTCGGAACTTCAGATTTAATCTTTCAACCACATTTTATCtgcaaaaaatgtaaatataggAGACGAGGTCTTTCAACAACACTGGACTAAACACACAAGAGATCCTGATGGCAAATAAGGTACTTTCTTGCTATAATCTAAGATCACAGTCTTGCAATCAGTTACTCACTCCTAAATGCAACTGAAAATAATAAGACTTAATTCATGTGACTAATGTAAGAACTGTATTGTTTGCTCTTATCTCAAGTGTACTTAGAATCATTCTGTTAAGACCTTGAAACATTCTTAGTAATattagtaaaaatgttaaagacatGAGcataaaacatgtttatattacctattttatatatgtacatgatattttcaaatgtttttagaTACAATATGTTTGACTGGATCTCATAAAAAGATTCTGTACATATAAAAGGGAAGACATTTCTCCAGTTCCCCATCTCCTTCCACAGTTCAGCATTCACAAAAATCTGCCCAGAAAGAATGGGGGACCATCTGGAACAGTATATAGTCTGGCTACTGTGGCTGCCAGAAAgaggggtttttgtgtgtgtaaaaactGCCTCCCACATCTCCATTAGCAGATGTTCTGTTGCCCCCAAAAAGTTTGCCACAACACTGCTGTGGATTCAAGTTACTGTGAAGGAATGGTAATGACTCAGCACTTCATGTTCAGAGATAGGATGCCAGTTATTTACCTTCATGTCCCAGTCTTTTTTGAAATATCTAACTACCTATTGTGGTAAATATGATGCTGGATTAGATATTTAGGTACATATTATGTACATCAGTATGATTCACAagactcttcttatgtttttaataaACTGATTCAACTAAAAGTTATAGATACAT is part of the Pogona vitticeps strain Pit_001003342236 chromosome 5, PviZW2.1, whole genome shotgun sequence genome and encodes:
- the XPNPEP3 gene encoding xaa-Pro aminopeptidase 3 isoform X2, with translation MNGSLELLGEVTPGLSQVEYALRRHKLMAQLHKEVPGMDHTVIVLSNPTYYMSNDIPYTFHQDTNFLYLCGFQEPDSILVLQSMPGKSLPSHKALLFVPRRDPSRELWDGPRSGTDGALALTGVDEAYTIEEFRHLVAKLKDESSMVWYDFAKPVHPQLHSDYLLHLAEVKARSKNRIQAIRQLVQNLRLVKSPAEIERMKIAGKVTSQAFIETMFASKAPVEEAFLYAKFEFECRARGADILAYPPVVAGGNRSNTLHYVKNNQLIKDGEMVLLDGGCESSCYVSDITRTWPINGRFTSPQAELYQAVLEVQKSCLRLCSPGVSLDNIYSLMLTLIGQKLKDLGILQKSTPESHLFKAVRKYCPHHVGHYLGMDVHDTPEVSRSIPLQPGMVITIEPGIYIPEDDASAPERFRGIGVRIEDDVVVTENIPLILSADCPKEIYDIEQVCGCGP
- the XPNPEP3 gene encoding xaa-Pro aminopeptidase 3 isoform X1, which gives rise to MVWSPAQRLIQPVRGMCSSSDCKFCFFRSLSIQPVQQRKIPNRYLGQPSPFTHPHLLKLGEVTPGLSQVEYALRRHKLMAQLHKEVPGMDHTVIVLSNPTYYMSNDIPYTFHQDTNFLYLCGFQEPDSILVLQSMPGKSLPSHKALLFVPRRDPSRELWDGPRSGTDGALALTGVDEAYTIEEFRHLVAKLKDESSMVWYDFAKPVHPQLHSDYLLHLAEVKARSKNRIQAIRQLVQNLRLVKSPAEIERMKIAGKVTSQAFIETMFASKAPVEEAFLYAKFEFECRARGADILAYPPVVAGGNRSNTLHYVKNNQLIKDGEMVLLDGGCESSCYVSDITRTWPINGRFTSPQAELYQAVLEVQKSCLRLCSPGVSLDNIYSLMLTLIGQKLKDLGILQKSTPESHLFKAVRKYCPHHVGHYLGMDVHDTPEVSRSIPLQPGMVITIEPGIYIPEDDASAPERFRGIGVRIEDDVVVTENIPLILSADCPKEIYDIEQVCGCGP